From the Accumulibacter sp. genome, one window contains:
- a CDS encoding alpha/beta hydrolase codes for MPRYDLHILRHPAATPARCPPLLFLHGGYVDARCWQPHFLSCFASRGYDCHAVDLPGHGRSEGRECLDRLGLDDYLAALTSVVEELGSRPVVIGHSMGALLAERLLEESLAEAAVLMSPVPPGGTLESSLSLFLRHPGFIGAVARMSSGVCDEEGLRLLRDIYFTPATEPEELLQLTAIVQPESARAIADMAMLGWRWPRRPCRRPVLVLGGERDMVFPPHQVRRVARRWRAELEIIPGAGHAMILDHHWQSCAARILAWLQRLAAAAPTAAAAAGKNGAASGCMVPGPASGV; via the coding sequence ATGCCTCGATACGACCTGCACATCCTGCGCCATCCGGCAGCCACACCCGCCCGCTGCCCACCGCTGCTCTTCCTGCATGGCGGCTACGTGGACGCGAGATGCTGGCAGCCGCACTTCCTCTCCTGCTTCGCCAGCCGCGGCTACGACTGCCATGCCGTCGACCTGCCCGGACACGGCCGCAGCGAGGGACGCGAATGTCTCGACCGGCTCGGCCTCGACGACTACCTCGCCGCGCTCACGTCAGTGGTCGAAGAACTGGGCAGCCGGCCAGTGGTCATCGGCCACTCGATGGGCGCCCTCCTCGCCGAGCGCTTGCTCGAGGAGTCGCTCGCCGAGGCCGCGGTCCTGATGTCGCCGGTACCGCCAGGCGGGACGCTCGAGTCATCCCTCAGCCTGTTCCTCCGCCACCCGGGATTCATCGGTGCCGTGGCCCGCATGAGCAGCGGTGTCTGCGACGAGGAAGGACTGCGCCTGCTGCGCGACATCTACTTCACGCCGGCAACCGAACCCGAGGAACTGCTGCAACTGACGGCGATCGTGCAGCCGGAGTCCGCCCGCGCCATCGCCGACATGGCCATGCTGGGGTGGCGCTGGCCGCGGCGGCCTTGCCGACGGCCCGTACTGGTGCTTGGCGGTGAACGGGACATGGTCTTCCCGCCGCACCAGGTCCGCCGCGTCGCCCGCCGCTGGCGGGCCGAACTCGAGATCATCCCGGGCGCCGGCCACGCGATGATCCTCGATCATCATTGGCAGAGCTGTGCGGCGCGCATCCTCGCTTGGCTGCAGCGTCTCGCTGCGGCGGCCCCGACGGCGGCGGCAGCCGCCGGGAAGAACGGCGCGGCGTCAGGCTGCATGGTGCCGGGGCCGGCTAGCGGCGTATAA
- a CDS encoding NAD+ synthase, translating into MSARIAIAQINATVGDFSGNRARIVEFARRARERNADLLLTPELALCGYPPEDLLLRDDFCSACDSELTVLAGELPDIAVLVGHPEQRDGQRYNAATLLSGGRRVATYYKQRLPSYEVFDEERYFDSGDAPCVLTLKGLRCGVNICADVWEAGAADLAREAGADVLLVLNASPYHIGKRERRAEVLRQRISSTGLPVVYANLTGGQDELVFDGGSFVLDSRGTLCGQLPQFEEALGIVDFVDGEPQPTTIVTPPCQEAEIYQALVLGVRDYLGKNGFPGALIGLSGGIDSALTLCVAVDALGADKVRAVMMPSPYTAELSLSEAREMVRLLGVRYDEIAIEPAMHTLAGMLEAQFAGLPADTTEENLQARIRGMILMALSNKTGSLVLTTGNKSEMAVGYCTLYGDMAGGFAVIKDIVKTLVYRISRWRNTCSHVIPERIISRPPSAELRPDQTDQDSLPPYAVLDAIVEAYMEKDLSPRQIIAQGFAEADVRRVVHLLKISEYKRRQAPVGIRVTQRGFGKDWRYPITNRYRDPY; encoded by the coding sequence ATGTCAGCAAGAATCGCCATCGCCCAGATCAACGCCACCGTCGGCGACTTCAGCGGCAACCGCGCACGCATCGTGGAGTTCGCCCGCCGTGCGCGAGAGCGGAACGCCGACCTGCTGCTGACGCCGGAACTCGCACTCTGCGGCTACCCGCCGGAAGACCTTCTGCTGCGCGATGACTTCTGCAGCGCCTGCGACAGCGAACTGACGGTGCTCGCCGGCGAACTGCCCGACATCGCCGTTCTCGTCGGCCACCCCGAGCAGCGCGACGGACAGCGCTACAACGCAGCCACACTGCTCAGCGGCGGTCGCCGGGTCGCCACCTACTACAAGCAGCGACTGCCCAGTTACGAGGTCTTCGACGAGGAGCGCTACTTCGATTCGGGTGACGCACCCTGCGTGCTGACGCTCAAGGGCCTGCGCTGTGGCGTCAACATCTGCGCCGACGTCTGGGAAGCCGGCGCGGCCGACCTCGCCCGCGAGGCCGGCGCCGACGTGCTGCTCGTCCTCAATGCCTCGCCCTACCACATCGGCAAGCGCGAGCGGCGCGCCGAGGTCCTGCGGCAGCGGATCAGCAGCACCGGCTTGCCGGTCGTCTACGCCAATCTCACCGGTGGCCAGGATGAACTCGTCTTCGACGGCGGCTCGTTCGTCCTCGACTCACGCGGAACGCTGTGCGGCCAATTGCCGCAGTTCGAGGAGGCGCTGGGAATCGTGGACTTCGTCGATGGCGAGCCGCAGCCGACGACCATCGTCACCCCGCCCTGCCAGGAGGCCGAAATCTACCAGGCGCTGGTCCTCGGCGTACGCGACTACCTCGGCAAGAACGGCTTCCCCGGCGCCCTCATCGGCCTCTCCGGCGGCATCGATTCGGCGCTCACCCTCTGCGTTGCCGTCGATGCCCTGGGCGCGGACAAGGTGCGGGCAGTGATGATGCCATCCCCCTATACGGCCGAACTGAGCCTCAGCGAGGCACGCGAGATGGTGCGCCTGCTCGGTGTGCGCTACGACGAGATCGCCATCGAGCCGGCGATGCACACCCTCGCCGGCATGCTCGAGGCCCAGTTCGCCGGCCTGCCGGCCGACACGACAGAGGAGAACCTGCAGGCGCGGATTCGCGGCATGATCCTCATGGCCCTGTCGAACAAGACCGGCTCGCTGGTGCTGACGACCGGCAACAAATCGGAAATGGCCGTCGGCTACTGCACCCTCTATGGCGACATGGCCGGCGGCTTCGCGGTCATCAAGGACATCGTCAAGACCCTGGTCTATCGCATTTCGCGCTGGCGCAACACCTGTTCGCATGTCATTCCCGAACGGATCATCAGCCGCCCGCCATCGGCCGAGCTGAGGCCCGACCAGACCGACCAGGACAGCCTGCCGCCCTACGCGGTGCTCGACGCCATCGTCGAGGCCTACATGGAGAAGGACCTCAGCCCGCGCCAGATCATTGCCCAGGGCTTCGCCGAAGCCGATGTGCGACGGGTCGTTCATCTGCTGAAGATCAGCGAGTACAAGCGTCGCCAAGCCCCGGTCGGCATCCGCGTCACGCAGCGCGGTTTCGGCAAGGACTGGCGTTACCCGATCACCAACCGCTATCGTGACCCCTACTGA
- the ppa gene encoding inorganic diphosphatase, producing the protein MGLDRVPSGKSLPNDFNVIIEIPMHADPVKYEVDKDSGAVFVDRFMSTAMHYPCNYGYIPHTIAGDGDPVDVLVVSQFALPPGVVVRCRPVGLLAMEDEAGPDGKLLAVPVDSLTPMYRDIESPRDFPQIVLDQIAHFFAHYKDLERGKFVKIIGWLGSDEAKKEIVEGVRAYAEAKDKPAF; encoded by the coding sequence ATGGGCCTGGATCGCGTGCCCTCCGGCAAGTCGCTCCCCAATGATTTCAACGTCATCATCGAGATTCCGATGCATGCCGATCCGGTGAAGTACGAGGTGGACAAGGACAGTGGTGCGGTCTTCGTGGACCGATTCATGTCCACCGCCATGCACTATCCGTGCAACTACGGCTACATCCCGCACACCATCGCCGGCGACGGTGACCCGGTCGACGTGCTGGTGGTGAGCCAGTTTGCCTTGCCGCCGGGAGTCGTCGTGCGCTGCCGGCCGGTTGGTCTGCTGGCGATGGAGGACGAGGCCGGCCCCGACGGCAAGCTGCTCGCGGTTCCCGTCGACAGCCTGACGCCGATGTATCGCGACATCGAGTCGCCGCGCGACTTTCCCCAGATCGTCCTCGACCAGATCGCTCATTTCTTCGCCCATTACAAGGATCTCGAGCGCGGCAAGTTCGTCAAGATCATCGGCTGGCTCGGCTCCGACGAAGCCAAGAAGGAGATCGTGGAGGGCGTCCGGGCGTACGCCGAGGCGAAGGACAAGCCGGCCTTCTAG
- a CDS encoding Smr/MutS family protein has product MSQFSRHSAEDLAAFLAAVDGAQPLRKPNRVCLDGPKPSPRPRQREIDEAAVLGELLHGAVAIDDWLDLGGADSFLRCGVPRSVLRDLRRGRWSIQDHIDLHGLNRQQAHAEVARFVAEARSTGKRCLRIVHGRGHGSPGREAILRQLVKAWLGRHRDVLAFCHAPPSDGGDGALWVLLKAGGQAQPLR; this is encoded by the coding sequence ATGAGTCAGTTCAGCCGTCACAGTGCGGAGGACCTGGCAGCCTTCCTCGCCGCTGTGGACGGTGCGCAGCCGCTGCGCAAGCCCAACCGGGTCTGCCTCGATGGGCCGAAACCAAGTCCGCGGCCGCGACAGCGCGAGATCGACGAAGCGGCCGTACTCGGCGAGCTCCTGCATGGTGCTGTGGCCATCGATGACTGGCTCGATCTGGGTGGCGCCGACTCGTTCCTGCGCTGCGGCGTGCCGCGCAGCGTGTTGCGCGATCTGCGGCGGGGCCGCTGGAGCATTCAGGACCACATCGACCTGCACGGACTGAACCGGCAGCAGGCGCATGCCGAGGTGGCGCGCTTCGTTGCCGAGGCACGGAGTACGGGCAAGCGTTGCCTGCGCATCGTGCATGGGCGCGGCCACGGCTCGCCGGGGCGCGAAGCGATCCTGCGGCAACTGGTCAAGGCCTGGCTGGGTCGCCACCGGGATGTCCTGGCTTTCTGTCACGCGCCGCCGAGCGATGGTGGTGACGGTGCCCTGTGGGTGTTGCTGAAGGCCGGCGGCCAAGCGCAGCCGCTCCGCTGA
- a CDS encoding P-II family nitrogen regulator produces MKKIEAIIKPFKLDEVREALSEIGVTGLTVTEVKGFGRQKGHTELYRGAEYVVDFLPKVKIEVVVTDSAAEGAIDAIVKAARTGKIGDGKIFVSNVEQVVRIRTGEVDESAI; encoded by the coding sequence ATGAAGAAAATTGAAGCGATCATCAAACCGTTCAAGCTCGACGAGGTGCGTGAAGCCTTGTCCGAAATCGGCGTCACCGGCCTGACCGTCACCGAGGTCAAGGGCTTCGGCCGCCAGAAAGGCCACACCGAGCTCTATCGCGGAGCCGAGTATGTGGTTGATTTCCTGCCAAAAGTGAAAATCGAAGTGGTCGTCACGGATTCTGCTGCCGAGGGTGCCATCGATGCGATCGTCAAGGCCGCACGCACGGGCAAGATCGGCGACGGCAAGATTTTCGTCAGCAACGTCGAACAGGTCGTGCGCATCCGGACCGGCGAGGTCGACGAGTCGGCGATCTGA